Proteins from one Mus caroli chromosome 3, CAROLI_EIJ_v1.1, whole genome shotgun sequence genomic window:
- the Rps3a gene encoding 40S ribosomal protein S3a encodes MAVGKNKRLTKGGKKGAKKKVVDPFSKKDWYDVKAPAMFNIRNIGKTLVTRTQGTKIASDGLKGRVFEVSLADLQNDEVAFRKFKLITEDVQGKNCLTNFHGMDLTRDKMCSMVKKWQTMIEAHVDVKTTDGYLLRLFCVGFTKKRNNQIRKTSYAQHQQVRQIRKKMMEIMTREVQTNDLKEVVNKL; translated from the exons ATGGCGGTCGGCAAGAACAAGCGCCTGACGAAAGGTGGCAAGAAGGGAGCTAAGAAGAAAGT GGTCGATCCATTTTCTAAGAAAGACTGGTACGATGTGAAAGCTCCAGCCATGTTCAATATTAGGAACATCGGGAAGACACTAGTCACGAGGACTCAAGGAACCA AAATTGCCTCTGATGGCCTCAAGGGTCGTGTGTTTGAAGTGAGCCTTGCCGATCTACAGAATGATGAAGTTGCGTTTAGAAAATTCAAGCTAATCACTGAGGACGTTCAGGGCAAAAACTGTCTGACTAACTTCCATGGTATGGATCTTACCCGGGACAAAATGTGCTCCATGGTCAAGAAGTGGCAG ACCATGATTGAAGCTCACGTTGATGTCAAGACGACCGATGGGTATTTGCTCCGACTTTTCTGTGTTGGCTTCACTAAGAAACGCAACAATCAGATAAGAAAGACATCTTATGCCCAGCACCAGCAAGTCCGCCAGATCCGGAAGAAGATGATGGAAATCATGACCCGAGAGGTGCAGACCAATGACTTGAAAGAAGTAGTTAATAAACTGTAA